A single region of the Mycobacterium lentiflavum genome encodes:
- a CDS encoding DUF559 domain-containing protein, translating into MGEPFLGSEAIARGAVTRGQLSNGYTRLFRNVYVSRDADVTAALRARAGWLWSGRQGVVAGFSAAALHGSKWVEGATVVDLIHDNRHPQAGIRAHGDRIEDDEITAVGGISVTSPPRTTLDLGCWYPITAAVAGIDALARATRIKAADVELLAERYSGRRGIMQAREAIALCDSGAQSPKESWLRIVLVQAGLPPPQTQIPVFDHFGEPVAYLDMGWEELKVAVEYDGEQHRNDRRQYTWDVRRLETLERLGWIVIRVVAGDRPAEIVRRVRAARARRA; encoded by the coding sequence GTGGGTGAGCCGTTCCTTGGTAGTGAGGCCATCGCTCGAGGCGCAGTAACCAGGGGTCAGCTATCCAATGGCTATACCCGTCTTTTCCGAAATGTGTATGTCAGTCGGGATGCCGACGTTACCGCCGCGCTGCGCGCGCGGGCGGGATGGTTGTGGAGCGGGCGTCAGGGTGTGGTCGCCGGTTTCTCCGCGGCGGCGCTGCACGGGAGCAAATGGGTCGAGGGCGCGACGGTGGTGGACCTCATTCACGACAACCGCCACCCTCAAGCTGGGATCCGGGCTCATGGCGACCGTATCGAGGATGACGAGATCACCGCCGTAGGGGGGATCTCCGTGACCTCTCCACCCAGGACGACCCTGGACCTCGGCTGTTGGTATCCGATCACCGCCGCGGTTGCGGGCATCGACGCATTGGCTCGAGCAACACGAATCAAGGCCGCCGATGTCGAGCTGCTCGCGGAGCGCTACTCGGGCCGCCGAGGCATCATGCAGGCAAGGGAGGCCATAGCACTTTGTGATAGTGGGGCGCAGTCGCCGAAGGAGTCTTGGCTGCGCATTGTGCTCGTCCAGGCAGGATTACCGCCGCCTCAAACGCAGATCCCAGTTTTCGATCACTTCGGTGAGCCGGTGGCTTATCTGGATATGGGTTGGGAAGAACTGAAAGTCGCGGTCGAGTATGACGGCGAGCAACACCGCAACGACCGCAGGCAATACACCTGGGACGTTCGGCGGTTAGAAACGCTCGAGCGTTTGGGGTGGATCGTAATTCGGGTAGTCGCGGGGGACCGCCCAGCCGAGATCGTCCGGCGGGTACGCGCCGCTCGTGCCCGTCGAGCGTGA
- a CDS encoding lipid-transfer protein: MLSGKAAIVGIGATDFSKDSGRSELRLAAEAVLDALDDAGLRPSDVDGLTTFTMDTNNETAVARAVGIGDLKFFAQTGYGGGAACGTILHAAMAVATGVADVVVAYRAFNERSGMRFGQVQTRLVGNAGVQADSTAADNSFSYPHGLSTPAAQVAMIAQRYMHWSGATSRDFGAISVADRKHAAKNPKAYFYEKPITIEDHQNSRWIAEPLRLLDCCQETDGAVAIVVTSPERAKDLKQRPAIIEAAAQGSSPDQYTMVSYYRPELGLPEMGLVGQQMWRQSGLKPTDIQTAILYDHFTPFTLIQLEELGFCGRGEAKDFIANGAVEVGGRLPINTHGGQLGEAYIHGMNGIAEGVRQLRGTSVNPVPDVEHVLVTAGTGVPTSGLILG; this comes from the coding sequence ATGTTGTCGGGTAAGGCTGCGATCGTTGGCATCGGCGCCACCGACTTCTCCAAGGACTCCGGCCGCAGTGAGCTAAGGCTGGCGGCCGAGGCGGTTCTGGATGCTTTGGACGACGCGGGCCTGCGCCCGTCCGACGTGGACGGGCTGACCACGTTCACGATGGACACGAACAACGAGACCGCCGTCGCGCGTGCGGTCGGCATCGGCGACCTGAAGTTCTTCGCCCAGACCGGTTACGGTGGCGGCGCCGCGTGCGGGACCATCCTGCATGCGGCGATGGCCGTGGCGACCGGTGTGGCCGACGTCGTCGTCGCCTACCGGGCCTTCAACGAGCGCTCGGGCATGCGATTCGGCCAGGTGCAGACCAGGCTGGTGGGAAACGCCGGCGTGCAGGCTGATTCGACCGCGGCCGACAACTCGTTCTCGTATCCGCATGGGTTGTCGACGCCGGCCGCGCAAGTCGCGATGATCGCCCAGCGGTACATGCATTGGTCGGGCGCGACGAGCCGCGATTTCGGCGCCATCTCGGTGGCGGATCGCAAGCACGCTGCCAAGAACCCCAAGGCGTACTTCTACGAGAAGCCGATAACCATTGAGGACCATCAGAATTCGCGGTGGATCGCCGAGCCGCTGCGGCTGCTGGACTGCTGCCAGGAGACCGACGGAGCCGTCGCAATTGTGGTGACGTCACCGGAGCGGGCGAAGGACCTCAAGCAGCGACCGGCGATCATCGAGGCCGCGGCTCAGGGGTCCAGCCCAGACCAGTACACGATGGTCAGCTACTACCGCCCCGAATTGGGGCTACCCGAGATGGGGTTGGTCGGTCAGCAGATGTGGCGGCAATCCGGTCTCAAGCCGACCGACATCCAGACTGCGATTCTTTACGACCACTTCACGCCCTTCACGCTGATTCAGTTGGAGGAGTTGGGTTTCTGCGGTCGCGGCGAGGCCAAGGACTTCATCGCCAACGGCGCGGTCGAGGTGGGCGGGCGGCTGCCCATCAACACTCACGGCGGCCAGCTCGGCGAGGCCTATATCCACGGCATGAACGGCATCGCGGAGGGGGTGCGGCAGCTGCGGGGCACATCGGTGAACCCGGTGCCCGACGTCGAGCACGTACTCGTCACCGCCGGAACAGGTGTGCCCACCTCCGGGCTGATCCTCGGCTGA
- a CDS encoding MaoC family dehydratase encodes MSAPVVEVGTVLPELKLEGSPTFIISTALATRDFQDVHHDRDLAQAKGSKDIFVNILTDTGLVQRYVTDWAGPTALIKSIGLRLGVPWYAYDTVTFSGEVTAIDDDLITLKVFGRNSLGDHVIANVTLTIGGA; translated from the coding sequence ATGAGCGCACCCGTTGTGGAAGTGGGCACCGTCCTGCCCGAACTCAAGCTGGAGGGTTCGCCGACATTCATCATCTCCACGGCGCTGGCCACCCGGGACTTTCAGGATGTGCACCATGACCGGGACCTGGCGCAGGCCAAGGGTTCCAAGGACATCTTCGTCAACATCCTGACCGATACGGGATTGGTACAGCGCTACGTCACCGACTGGGCGGGACCGACGGCGCTGATCAAATCGATCGGGCTACGGCTTGGAGTGCCGTGGTATGCCTACGACACCGTTACCTTCTCCGGTGAGGTGACCGCCATCGACGATGACCTGATCACGTTGAAAGTGTTCGGCCGCAACAGTCTTGGTGACCACGTCATCGCGAACGTGACGCTCACGATCGGGGGTGCCTGA
- a CDS encoding bifunctional MaoC family dehydratase N-terminal/OB-fold nucleic acid binding domain-containing protein: MTDIKEAVAEITATVVAAPRDARDPVNQPIINNWVEALGDANPIYVDEAAAKAAGHPGIVAPPAMIQVWTMFGQGGERPTDDPMGPIMQLFDDAGYIGVVATNCEQTYHRYLRPGERVTIHSEMRDVVGPKQTALGEGWFINQHITWRVGDEDVAEMAWRILKFKPQDATADAAAVPADLDADAMMRPAMSRDTAFFWEGVKAHELRIQRRPDGSLQHPPVPAVWQDKADPIDFVVASGRGTLYSYVVHHAPKVPGRTLPFVIALVELEEGVRMLGELRGVDHAAIKIGMPVRATYIDFPAGESGPQWSLYAWEPDA; encoded by the coding sequence ATGACCGACATCAAGGAAGCGGTCGCGGAGATCACCGCCACCGTTGTCGCCGCGCCGCGCGACGCCCGGGATCCGGTGAACCAGCCGATCATCAACAACTGGGTCGAGGCCCTCGGCGACGCCAACCCGATCTATGTCGACGAGGCCGCCGCCAAGGCTGCGGGTCATCCGGGAATCGTGGCTCCGCCGGCCATGATTCAGGTCTGGACGATGTTCGGCCAGGGTGGGGAGCGCCCGACCGACGACCCCATGGGCCCGATCATGCAGCTGTTCGATGACGCCGGTTACATCGGCGTGGTCGCGACCAACTGCGAGCAGACCTACCACCGGTATCTACGTCCGGGTGAGCGGGTCACGATCCACTCCGAGATGCGCGACGTCGTCGGCCCGAAGCAGACCGCGCTCGGCGAGGGCTGGTTCATCAACCAGCACATCACTTGGCGGGTGGGCGACGAGGATGTCGCCGAGATGGCTTGGCGCATACTGAAATTCAAACCCCAGGATGCGACTGCCGATGCGGCCGCCGTCCCCGCGGACCTGGACGCCGATGCCATGATGCGTCCGGCGATGTCGCGTGACACCGCGTTCTTCTGGGAGGGCGTCAAAGCCCACGAGTTGCGCATCCAGCGGCGGCCCGACGGCAGCCTGCAGCACCCGCCGGTGCCGGCCGTGTGGCAGGACAAAGCCGACCCCATCGACTTCGTGGTGGCCAGCGGTCGTGGCACCTTGTACAGCTACGTGGTGCACCACGCGCCGAAGGTGCCCGGTCGCACCCTGCCCTTCGTGATCGCGCTGGTCGAACTGGAAGAGGGCGTTCGGATGCTCGGCGAGCTGCGCGGGGTGGACCATGCCGCGATCAAGATCGGAATGCCGGTTCGCGCAACCTACATCGACTTCCCGGCCGGCGAGTCCGGGCCACAGTGGAGCCTGTACGCCTGGGAGCCGGACGCATGA
- the fadE29 gene encoding acyl-CoA dehydrogenase FadE29 has product MFIDLTPEQRALQAELREYFSNLITPEEAKAMESDRHNEAYRAVIRRMGQDGKLGVGWPKEFGGLGFGPIEQSIFVNEAHRADVPLPAVTLQTVGPTLQQYGSELQKKKFLPAILAGEVHFAIGYSEPEAGTDLASLRTSAVRQGDEYIVNGQKMWTTGGHDADYIWLACRTDPEAVKHKGISILIVDTKDPGFSWTPVILSDGAHHTNATYYNDVRVPADMLVGEENGGWRLITTQLNNERVMLGPAGRTAGIYDRLHAWASKPGGNGVTPIDHDDVKRALGEIYSMWRINELLNWQVAAAGEDINVADAASTKVFGTESIQRIGRLAEEIVGKYGNPAESDTAELLEWLDSQTKRNLVITFGGGVNEVMREMIAAAGLKVPRVPR; this is encoded by the coding sequence ATGTTCATAGACCTGACTCCCGAGCAGCGTGCGCTGCAAGCGGAGCTCCGCGAATACTTCTCGAATCTGATTACGCCCGAAGAGGCGAAGGCGATGGAGTCCGACCGTCACAACGAGGCCTATCGCGCGGTGATCCGGCGGATGGGCCAGGACGGGAAGCTGGGGGTCGGTTGGCCAAAAGAGTTCGGCGGCTTGGGTTTCGGCCCGATCGAGCAGTCGATTTTCGTCAACGAGGCGCACCGCGCCGACGTGCCGCTGCCCGCGGTGACGCTGCAGACGGTCGGCCCGACGCTGCAGCAGTACGGCAGCGAGTTGCAGAAGAAGAAGTTTCTGCCGGCGATCCTCGCCGGTGAGGTGCACTTCGCGATCGGCTATAGCGAACCCGAGGCGGGAACCGATCTGGCATCGCTGCGCACGTCGGCCGTGCGCCAGGGCGACGAGTACATCGTCAACGGCCAAAAGATGTGGACCACCGGAGGGCATGATGCCGACTACATCTGGCTGGCATGCCGCACCGACCCGGAAGCCGTGAAGCACAAGGGTATTTCGATCCTGATCGTCGACACCAAGGATCCCGGCTTCTCCTGGACGCCGGTCATCCTGTCCGACGGTGCCCACCACACCAATGCGACGTACTACAACGACGTGCGGGTGCCGGCCGACATGCTCGTCGGCGAAGAGAACGGCGGCTGGCGGCTGATCACCACGCAACTCAACAACGAGCGGGTGATGCTGGGTCCGGCTGGACGCACGGCGGGCATTTACGACCGCCTGCATGCGTGGGCGTCCAAGCCGGGCGGAAACGGGGTCACGCCGATCGACCACGATGACGTCAAGCGCGCGCTCGGCGAGATCTACTCGATGTGGCGGATCAACGAGTTGCTCAACTGGCAGGTGGCCGCCGCCGGGGAGGATATCAACGTCGCGGATGCCGCGTCGACGAAGGTCTTTGGTACCGAAAGCATTCAGCGTATCGGTCGACTGGCCGAGGAGATCGTCGGCAAATACGGCAACCCGGCCGAGTCGGACACCGCCGAGTTGCTGGAATGGCTGGACTCGCAGACCAAGCGCAACCTGGTGATTACCTTCGGCGGAGGCGTGAACGAAGTGATGCGCGAGATGATCGCGGCGGCCGGCCTCAAAGTGCCGAGGGTGCCTCGATGA
- a CDS encoding acyl-CoA dehydrogenase family protein, with the protein MDFDLTATQQAVADVVTSVLEKDLGWDALVRGGVTALPVPERLGGDGVGLPEVATVLTEVGRRGAITPALATLGFGVVPLLDLASDEQQDRFLAGLVTGAKDGVLTAALNEPGSALPDRPATTFADGRLSGTKVAVAYAEQADWIIVTADNAVVVVSPKAEGVELVRTPTSNGSDEYTVTFAAVAVPDTDVLAGATARRVNELVLAAIGAFADGLVAGALRLTADYVAGRKQFGKPLSTFQTVAAQLAEVYIASRTINLAAKSVVWRLSLGGEPAPQLQADLDVLGYWIASQAPPVMQTCHHLHGGMGMDITYPMHRYYSTIKDLTRLLGGPSARLDLVGAQCS; encoded by the coding sequence ATGGACTTCGATCTCACTGCAACGCAGCAGGCTGTCGCGGACGTGGTCACGTCGGTTCTCGAAAAGGATTTGGGCTGGGATGCTTTGGTGCGCGGCGGTGTGACGGCGCTGCCGGTACCGGAACGCCTTGGCGGTGACGGTGTGGGCCTGCCCGAGGTCGCCACGGTGTTGACCGAGGTCGGCCGGCGCGGTGCGATCACGCCGGCCCTGGCCACGTTGGGTTTCGGCGTGGTGCCGCTGTTGGATCTGGCCTCCGACGAACAGCAGGACCGATTCCTGGCCGGCTTGGTAACAGGGGCCAAGGACGGGGTGCTGACCGCGGCGCTCAACGAACCCGGCTCGGCGCTGCCCGACCGGCCCGCCACCACCTTCGCCGACGGGCGGTTGTCCGGCACGAAAGTCGCTGTGGCATATGCCGAGCAAGCGGACTGGATCATCGTGACGGCCGACAACGCGGTCGTCGTGGTATCGCCGAAGGCCGAAGGCGTCGAGCTGGTGCGCACGCCGACGTCAAATGGTTCCGACGAGTACACGGTGACGTTCGCCGCGGTCGCGGTTCCCGACACCGACGTGCTGGCCGGTGCTACCGCGCGCCGGGTCAATGAGCTGGTACTGGCGGCGATCGGCGCCTTCGCCGACGGGCTGGTGGCCGGCGCGCTGCGGCTGACCGCCGACTACGTGGCCGGGCGCAAGCAGTTCGGCAAGCCGCTGTCGACCTTCCAGACCGTGGCAGCGCAGCTGGCCGAGGTCTACATCGCCTCGCGCACCATTAATTTGGCCGCGAAGTCGGTGGTGTGGCGGCTGTCCTTGGGGGGCGAACCCGCCCCCCAGTTGCAGGCCGATCTCGATGTGCTCGGATATTGGATCGCGTCGCAGGCCCCCCCGGTGATGCAGACCTGCCATCATTTGCACGGCGGCATGGGCATGGACATCACCTATCCGATGCACCGGTACTACTCCACGATCAAAGACCTGACCCGGCTACTGGGCGGGCCATCTGCACGCCTCGATCTGGTGGGAGCGCAATGTTCATAG
- a CDS encoding cytochrome P450, with protein MAPPNIPADFDFLDPDVNLAGLPVAELAELRKAEPIHWVDIPGGSGGFEDNGYWIVTKHADVKEISRRSDVFSSWLNGAIPTWPPEMKREQVELQRSVMLNMDAPHHTRLRKIISRGFTPRAIGRLEAELAQRAENIAKTAAAEGSGDFVEQVSCELPLQAIAGLLGVPQEDRDKLFRWSNEMTGGTDPEYATVDPAQSSMELITYAMAMAAERNENPTDDIVTTLVQADIDGEKLSDDEFGFFVVMLAVAGNETTRNSITHGMIAMANNPDQWELFKKERPSTTADEIIRWATPVSAFQRTANEDVELGGVLIKKGQRAVMSYRSANFDEEVFDDPHSFNILRDPNPHVGFGGTGAHYCIGANLARMTINLIFNAVADHMPDLKPLSEPERLRSGWLNGIKHWQVDYTGKSAVAN; from the coding sequence ATGGCACCCCCCAACATTCCCGCAGACTTCGACTTTCTGGACCCCGACGTCAACCTGGCCGGGCTGCCGGTCGCGGAGCTCGCCGAGCTACGCAAGGCCGAACCCATTCACTGGGTCGACATCCCGGGCGGTTCGGGCGGCTTCGAAGACAACGGCTACTGGATCGTCACCAAGCACGCCGACGTCAAGGAGATCTCGCGCCGCAGTGACGTCTTCTCGAGCTGGCTAAACGGCGCCATCCCGACCTGGCCGCCGGAGATGAAGCGTGAGCAGGTCGAGCTGCAGCGCAGCGTCATGCTGAACATGGACGCCCCGCACCACACCCGGCTGCGCAAGATCATCTCTCGTGGGTTCACGCCTCGGGCCATCGGGCGCCTGGAAGCCGAGCTCGCCCAGCGCGCGGAGAACATCGCCAAGACAGCCGCTGCGGAGGGTAGTGGTGACTTCGTCGAACAGGTCTCGTGTGAGCTGCCGCTGCAGGCCATCGCGGGTCTGCTCGGGGTTCCGCAGGAGGACCGCGACAAGCTGTTCCGCTGGTCCAACGAGATGACCGGGGGCACCGACCCCGAGTACGCCACCGTGGACCCGGCACAGTCGTCGATGGAGCTGATCACCTACGCGATGGCGATGGCGGCCGAGCGCAACGAGAACCCCACCGACGACATCGTCACCACGCTCGTCCAGGCCGATATCGACGGCGAGAAGCTCTCCGACGACGAGTTCGGCTTCTTCGTGGTGATGCTCGCGGTCGCGGGGAACGAGACCACCCGCAACTCGATCACCCACGGCATGATCGCGATGGCGAACAACCCGGATCAGTGGGAGCTGTTCAAGAAGGAGCGCCCGTCGACCACCGCCGACGAGATCATCCGGTGGGCCACCCCGGTGTCGGCCTTCCAGCGCACTGCCAACGAGGACGTCGAGCTGGGTGGTGTGCTGATCAAGAAGGGGCAGCGAGCGGTGATGTCCTACCGGTCGGCCAACTTCGACGAAGAGGTCTTCGACGACCCGCACTCGTTCAACATCCTGCGCGACCCGAATCCGCACGTCGGCTTCGGGGGCACCGGTGCGCACTACTGCATCGGCGCGAACCTGGCCCGCATGACGATTAATCTGATCTTCAATGCCGTTGCCGACCACATGCCCGACCTGAAACCGCTTTCGGAGCCCGAGCGACTACGGTCCGGGTGGCTCAACGGCATCAAGCACTGGCAGGTCGACTACACCGGAAAGAGCGCGGTTGCCAACTGA
- a CDS encoding steroid 3-ketoacyl-CoA thiolase, whose protein sequence is MGNPVIVEATRSPIGKRNGWLSGLHATELLGATQKALVEKAGIQAGDVEQVIGGCVTQFGEQSNNITRVSWLVAGLPEHVGAATVDCQCGSGQQANGLIAGLIAVGAIDVGIACGIEAMSRVGLGANAGPDRGILRPASWDIDLPDQFTAAERIAKRRGITREDIDQFGFDSQRKAQQAWAEGRFDREISGIEAPVLDENKQPTSDRHVVTKDQGLRDTTLEGLASLKPVIEGGIHTAGTSSQISDGAAAVLWMDEDKAKALGLKPRARIISQALVGAEPYYHLDGPVQSTAKVLEKAGMKMGDIDITEINEAFASVVLSWARVHNPDMDKVNVNGGAIALGHPVGSTGSRLITTALHELERTDQTTALITMCAGGALSTGTIIERI, encoded by the coding sequence ATGGGTAACCCTGTCATCGTTGAAGCCACTCGCAGCCCCATCGGCAAGCGAAACGGTTGGCTGTCCGGTCTGCACGCCACCGAGTTACTCGGGGCCACGCAGAAGGCTCTCGTGGAGAAGGCCGGCATCCAAGCCGGCGACGTCGAGCAGGTCATCGGCGGCTGCGTCACGCAGTTCGGCGAGCAGTCCAACAACATCACCCGGGTGAGCTGGCTGGTTGCCGGGCTCCCCGAGCATGTCGGCGCCGCAACCGTGGACTGCCAGTGCGGCAGCGGCCAGCAGGCCAACGGCCTGATCGCGGGCCTGATCGCAGTGGGTGCCATCGACGTCGGCATCGCGTGCGGCATCGAGGCGATGAGCCGGGTCGGGTTGGGCGCCAACGCCGGCCCCGACCGCGGGATCCTGCGGCCGGCGTCGTGGGACATCGATCTGCCGGATCAGTTCACCGCCGCCGAGCGCATCGCCAAGCGTCGCGGCATCACCCGCGAGGACATCGACCAGTTCGGCTTCGACTCGCAGCGCAAGGCCCAGCAGGCGTGGGCCGAAGGCCGGTTCGACCGCGAGATCAGCGGGATCGAGGCGCCCGTGCTCGACGAGAACAAGCAGCCGACCAGCGACCGTCATGTCGTGACCAAGGACCAGGGTCTGCGCGACACCACGCTGGAGGGCCTGGCCTCGCTGAAGCCGGTGATCGAGGGCGGGATCCATACGGCGGGTACGTCATCGCAGATCTCCGACGGCGCGGCGGCCGTGTTGTGGATGGACGAGGACAAGGCCAAGGCGCTGGGTCTGAAGCCGCGGGCCCGCATCATCAGCCAGGCGCTGGTCGGCGCCGAGCCCTACTACCACCTGGACGGGCCGGTGCAGTCGACCGCCAAGGTGCTGGAAAAGGCCGGCATGAAGATGGGCGACATCGACATCACCGAGATCAACGAGGCGTTCGCGTCGGTGGTGCTGTCCTGGGCGCGGGTGCACAACCCCGACATGGACAAGGTGAACGTCAACGGTGGCGCGATCGCGTTGGGTCACCCGGTCGGCAGCACCGGCAGCCGGCTGATCACCACCGCGTTGCACGAGCTGGAGCGTACGGATCAGACCACCGCGCTGATCACGATGTGCGCTGGTGGCGCACTGTCCACCGGCACCATCATCGAGCGCATCTAG
- a CDS encoding nitroreductase family deazaflavin-dependent oxidoreductase, with product MEKPKSLNSPVVGFFIKWMSKGNTWIYKRSNGKLGGVFQKAPVALLTTTGRKTGEPRVSPLLYLREGNRVILVASRGGSDKHPMWYLNLKANPKVSVQIKDEVLQLTARDATEAERAEYWPKLDAMYPSFGDYRSWTERVIPIVICDP from the coding sequence ATGGAAAAGCCCAAATCTCTCAACTCACCCGTCGTCGGCTTCTTCATCAAGTGGATGTCGAAGGGCAACACGTGGATCTACAAGCGCAGCAACGGAAAACTCGGCGGCGTGTTCCAGAAGGCGCCGGTCGCTCTGCTCACCACGACCGGACGCAAGACCGGTGAGCCCCGGGTGAGCCCGCTGCTCTATCTGCGCGAGGGCAATCGCGTGATCCTGGTCGCGTCAAGGGGCGGTAGCGACAAGCACCCGATGTGGTACCTCAACCTCAAGGCCAATCCCAAAGTCTCGGTGCAGATTAAGGACGAGGTCCTGCAGTTGACGGCGCGCGACGCCACGGAGGCAGAGCGTGCAGAGTATTGGCCGAAGTTGGACGCCATGTACCCGTCATTCGGCGACTACCGGTCGTGGACCGAGCGGGTGATCCCGATCGTCATCTGCGACCCGTAG
- a CDS encoding MDR family MFS transporter yields MTRPAAPSTSDSAARFPCSPTISPARRGVIFAALSLGVLIAAMDQAMVVPALPTIVEDLGGSGQQSWVVAAYLLGGIVVVPAAGKLGDLLGRKRVLESAVAVFLLGSVLCASSETMTMLALSRVVQGIGAGATSVTAAALVGEVFPIRDRGSYQGILGAVFGVATVAGPLLGGFFTDYLNWRGAFWVNVPTSIAVLAVAAATIPALPRRPKPAIDYVGIVVIALATTALIMATSWGGTTYPWGSAPIIALFAGAAVALLVFVRVESRAPAGILPPRLFRSPVFSVCSLLSLLVGFAMLGALTFVPMYLRYVGGVSPTTSGLRTLPMVVGLLTTSLAAGTLVGRTGRYKIFPLAGTALMAVGFLLMARMDESTPWLVQFCYLIILGAGIGFSMQVLILIVQSTSRFEDLGLATSGVTFFRLVGGAFGAAIFGALFANFLNRRVGSTLASRGVPVEAVRSPAALHRLPKDVAEAVVRAYAGSLGQVFLCAAFVALAGFVLALFLREAPLNAIHDSPSCLGDGFAVPRIKTPQDVLEIAVGRLLDETPELPLGDLAEQPGCTLDVAGLWAVLRIYQYERWFDAARLADIATHLHLPHQVLEPLFDRLVETGYALREGDRLSLTADGLRHVDSLAGLVRRRLVEHLAASSGAVELPDDEEFDAALRRIADGVLVQRDWDDDVGGLVVSGSATAPVSR; encoded by the coding sequence ATGACGAGACCGGCCGCACCCTCGACCTCCGACTCCGCCGCCCGATTCCCCTGCTCACCAACCATCAGCCCGGCGCGACGCGGCGTCATTTTCGCAGCGCTTTCGCTCGGGGTCTTGATCGCGGCGATGGACCAGGCAATGGTGGTGCCCGCATTGCCGACGATCGTGGAAGACCTGGGCGGCTCCGGTCAGCAATCGTGGGTCGTCGCCGCCTATCTACTCGGGGGCATCGTCGTCGTACCGGCAGCCGGCAAGCTCGGTGACCTGTTGGGCCGCAAGCGGGTGCTGGAAAGTGCCGTCGCAGTCTTTCTGCTCGGCTCGGTACTGTGCGCGTCCTCCGAAACGATGACCATGTTGGCACTTTCGCGAGTGGTGCAGGGTATCGGCGCGGGGGCGACGTCGGTGACGGCCGCGGCGCTGGTCGGTGAGGTGTTCCCGATCCGGGACCGCGGCAGCTATCAAGGCATCCTGGGGGCGGTGTTCGGCGTAGCCACCGTCGCGGGCCCGTTGCTCGGCGGCTTCTTCACCGACTACCTGAACTGGCGGGGGGCCTTCTGGGTCAACGTGCCGACCTCCATCGCAGTTCTCGCGGTGGCCGCCGCGACCATCCCCGCGCTGCCTCGGCGTCCCAAACCGGCCATCGATTACGTCGGCATCGTGGTGATCGCCCTGGCCACTACGGCTTTGATCATGGCAACGAGTTGGGGCGGAACCACCTACCCGTGGGGCTCGGCGCCGATCATCGCGCTGTTCGCGGGTGCCGCGGTGGCGCTGCTCGTCTTCGTCCGGGTGGAAAGCCGGGCTCCCGCGGGCATCCTGCCGCCGCGACTGTTTCGCAGCCCGGTGTTCTCGGTGTGCTCCCTGCTGTCGTTGCTGGTCGGTTTCGCCATGTTGGGCGCACTCACCTTCGTGCCGATGTACCTGCGCTACGTCGGCGGTGTCTCGCCCACCACCTCCGGCCTGCGTACGCTGCCCATGGTGGTCGGGCTGCTGACCACCTCGCTGGCCGCGGGCACCCTGGTCGGCCGGACCGGCCGGTACAAGATCTTTCCGCTCGCAGGCACGGCATTGATGGCCGTCGGCTTCTTGCTGATGGCGCGGATGGACGAGTCGACGCCCTGGCTGGTGCAGTTCTGCTACCTCATCATCCTGGGTGCCGGGATCGGCTTCTCCATGCAGGTGCTGATCCTGATCGTGCAGAGCACTTCACGTTTCGAGGACCTGGGCCTGGCCACCTCGGGCGTGACGTTCTTCCGTTTGGTCGGCGGAGCTTTCGGCGCGGCGATATTCGGTGCGCTGTTCGCCAACTTCCTGAACCGACGAGTGGGCTCAACCTTGGCGTCCCGTGGCGTGCCCGTCGAGGCCGTGCGTTCGCCGGCCGCTCTGCATCGACTCCCCAAGGACGTCGCGGAAGCGGTGGTGCGGGCGTACGCCGGGTCGCTGGGGCAGGTATTTCTGTGCGCGGCCTTCGTCGCGCTGGCGGGATTCGTCCTCGCGCTGTTTCTGCGCGAGGCTCCCCTGAACGCGATCCACGACAGCCCAAGCTGCCTGGGAGACGGCTTCGCTGTACCGAGAATCAAAACGCCCCAGGACGTTTTGGAGATCGCCGTCGGACGCCTGCTGGACGAGACGCCTGAGCTACCACTGGGCGATCTCGCCGAGCAGCCGGGTTGTACGCTCGACGTCGCCGGGCTGTGGGCAGTGTTGCGGATTTACCAGTACGAGCGATGGTTCGATGCGGCCCGGCTCGCCGACATCGCCACCCACCTGCACCTACCCCACCAAGTTCTCGAGCCTCTCTTCGACCGCCTCGTCGAGACCGGTTATGCGTTACGCGAGGGGGACCGGCTCTCCCTGACCGCGGACGGACTGCGGCACGTCGACTCCCTGGCCGGCCTCGTCCGGCGGCGGCTCGTCGAGCATCTGGCCGCGTCGTCCGGCGCCGTCGAGCTTCCCGACGACGAGGAGTTCGACGCCGCCCTGCGGCGCATCGCCG